In the genome of Palaemon carinicauda isolate YSFRI2023 chromosome 13, ASM3689809v2, whole genome shotgun sequence, one region contains:
- the LOC137651820 gene encoding serine/threonine-protein kinase fray2-like → MPRDGVRRQTKRGRVRDMSRDRVRGQTKRDRVRHMSRDGVRGQTKRDRVRDMSRDGDRGQSKKNRVRDMPRDGVRGQTKRDRVRDIPRDGVRGQTKRGRVRDMSRDRVRGQTKRDRVRHMSRDGVRGQTKRDRVRDMSRDGDRGQSKKNRVRDMPRDGVRGQTKRDRVRDIPRDGVRGQTKRGRVRDMSRDRVRGQTKRDRVRDIPRDGVRGQTKRDRVRDMPRDGVRGQTKRDRVRDIPRDGVRGQTKLSFIFHPTTMSSQYFNTGAHVQEEKNSPTISHDEIPRQNPPTKSPDKIPRKIPRQNPR, encoded by the exons ATGCCTAGAGACGGAGTTAGAAGGCAAACAAAGAGAGGTAGAGTTAGAGACATGTCTAGAGACAGAGTAAGAGGGCAAACAAAGAGAGATAGAGTTAGACACATGTCTAGAGACGGAGTTAGAGGGCAAACAAAGAGAGATAGAGTTAGAGATATGTCTAGAGACGGAGATAGAGGGCAATCGAAGAAAAATAGAGTTAGAGACATGCCTAGAGACGGAGTTAGAGGGCAAACAAAAAGAGATAGAGTTAGAGACATTCCTAGAGACGGAGTTAGAGGGCAAACAAAGAGAGGTAGAGTTAGAGACATGTCTAGAGACAGAGTAAGAGGGCAAACAAAGAGAGATAGAGTTAGACACATGTCTAGAGACGGAGTTAGAGGGCAAACAAAGAGAGATAGAGTTAGAGATATGTCTAGAGACGGAGATAGAGGGCAATCGAAGAAAAATAGAGTTAGAGACATGCCTAGAGACGGAGTTAGAGGGCAAACAAAAAGAGATAGAGTTAGAGACATTCCTAGAGACGGAGTTAGAGGGCAAACAAAGAGAGGTAGAGTTAGAGACATGTCTAGAGACAGAGTAAGAGGGCAAACAAAAAGAGATAGAGTTAGAGACATTCCTAGAGACGGAGTTAGAGGGCAAACAAAGAGAGATAGAGTTAGAGACATGCCTAGAGACGGAGTTAGAGGGCAAACAAAAAGAGATAGAGTTAGAGACATTCCTAGAGACGGAGTTAGAGGGCAAACAAAG ttatcttttatttttcatcccACTACGATGTCAAGTCAATATTTCAATACTGGTGCTCACGTTCAAGAGGAAAAGAATTCCCCGACAATATCCCACGACGAAATTCCCCGACAAAATCCCCCAACAAAATCTCCCGACAAAATCCCCCGAAAAATCCCAAGACAAAATCCACGATAA